A segment of the Bacteroidales bacterium genome:
TGCGATGGACAGCATCCGCTGGTTTGCGTCTGCGCCGGTAATCAAGGGGGTTGTGGCTTTAATTTTTCGGTCAGCTTCACCTTTAATTTTCAACCACGTTTCACGGTCAAAATCTGCCCATTTCATAAAACCAAAATCTCTCCGGTAAAAGCCCGGAGGGATGTTCCTTGCGATCATCGCCGCTTCGATCAATAGTGTCCCGGAGCCGCACATCGGGTCGTAAAAACGGGTTTCTCCGTTCCAGCCTGTAAGCAGGATCATACCTGCGGCCAATACCTCATTGATGGGAGCTTCACCCTGCCACTCGCGGTAACCGCGTTTATGAAGGGATTCTCCGGAACTGTCAATCGAAATCGTGCATTGATCTCCTGCCAGATGGACATTGATACGCAGATCGGGGTTTTCAAGATCAATCGAAGGCCGGATGCCGCTTTTGCGTCTGAACTGATCCACCACCGCATCTTTCACCTTGAGTGAAACATAATGGGAGTTGGTCATTTTTGAATTGGTCACAAACGCATCTACCGCGATAGTTTGCTCATCGGTAATGTAATCCGACCAATCAATGCTGAGGATCCGCTGATAGAGTTCATGCTCATTGCCTGCGCGGTAAATGCCAATTACCTTTAAAATTCGCAAAGCAGTGCGACATGCGTAATTTGCCTTGTAAATTGTCTCCAGGTCACCCTCAAATGAAACTGCGCGGTGAAGGACCTGAATGTTATTACCCCCGATCAGGCCAATCTCTCTGGCCAATAATTCTTCGAGACCTGCCATCGTTTTTGCAACGAGCGAAAAAGTTGATTGTTCCGGTGTGTTTTGGGGAGCGTTGTCCTGCAATTCATTCTTCTTCTTGATGATCACCGGTTTTGTATTTGTCATGTGTTTGAATTTTTTTTCGTGAAAAGAATGCCCTGATCTTCTTCTTTAAATTACTTTTTGGCT
Coding sequences within it:
- a CDS encoding class I SAM-dependent RNA methyltransferase, producing the protein MTNTKPVIIKKKNELQDNAPQNTPEQSTFSLVAKTMAGLEELLAREIGLIGGNNIQVLHRAVSFEGDLETIYKANYACRTALRILKVIGIYRAGNEHELYQRILSIDWSDYITDEQTIAVDAFVTNSKMTNSHYVSLKVKDAVVDQFRRKSGIRPSIDLENPDLRINVHLAGDQCTISIDSSGESLHKRGYREWQGEAPINEVLAAGMILLTGWNGETRFYDPMCGSGTLLIEAAMIARNIPPGFYRRDFGFMKWADFDRETWLKIKGEADRKIKATTPLITGADANQRMLSIAAHNLTEARMENLVSLKKLAFEDSPIPEEQEGIIVTNPPYGERLEKDDLNGFYKMIGDVLKKTYTGWDAWLITSDYSALKSVGLRTSRKIKLYNGPLECRFVKYEMYSGSKKKAKEDDGEKSL